The following are encoded in a window of Arthrobacter sp. NicSoilB4 genomic DNA:
- the lepA gene encoding translation elongation factor 4: MSPMARTAPVPAATDPAIIRNFCIIAHIDHGKSTLADRMLQYTGVVQSRDMKAQYLDRMDIERERGITIKSQAVRMPWELDGTSYALNMIDTPGHVDFTYEVSRSLAACEGAILLVDAAQGIEAQTLANLYLAMENNLTIIPVLNKIDLPAAQPEKYAAELASLIGGDPDDVLRVSGKTGMGVEVLLDKIVRDLPAPVGDPNAPARAMIFDSVYDTYRGVVTYVRVVDGMLHPRERIQMMSTRATHELLEIGVSSPEPTPSKGLGVGEVGYLITGVKDVRLSKVGDTVTNLAKPASESLPGYADAKPMVFSGLYPLDGTDYPVLRDALEKLMLNDAALVYEPETSAALGFGFRVGFLGLLHLEITRERLEREYNLDLISTAPNVEYEVTLEDKKVVHVTNPSEYPTGKVAEVREPMVAATILAPNEFVGAIMELCQSRRGVMGGMDYLSEDRVEIRYRLPLAEIVFDFFDILKSKTRGYGSLDWKADGDQVADLVKVDIMLQGEQVDAFSAITHRDKAYTYGVMMTTKLRELIPRQQFEVPIQAAIGSRIIARESIRAIRKDVLAKCYGGDISRKRKLLEKQKEGKKRMKMVGRVEVPQEAFIAALTTDESKDKAKK, from the coding sequence GTGTCTCCCATGGCCCGCACCGCCCCGGTGCCTGCCGCAACAGATCCGGCCATCATCCGGAACTTCTGCATCATTGCGCACATTGACCACGGCAAATCCACACTGGCCGACCGGATGCTCCAGTACACCGGCGTCGTCCAGTCCCGTGACATGAAGGCCCAGTACCTGGACCGCATGGACATTGAGCGCGAACGCGGCATCACCATTAAGTCCCAGGCAGTCCGTATGCCCTGGGAGCTCGACGGCACCAGCTACGCGCTGAACATGATCGACACCCCCGGGCACGTTGACTTCACCTATGAAGTGTCCCGCTCGCTCGCGGCCTGCGAAGGCGCGATCCTGCTGGTGGACGCGGCACAGGGCATCGAGGCCCAGACCCTCGCTAACCTTTACCTGGCGATGGAAAACAACCTCACGATCATCCCGGTCCTGAACAAGATCGACCTTCCGGCGGCCCAGCCGGAGAAGTACGCGGCGGAACTCGCCAGCCTGATCGGCGGCGACCCCGACGACGTGCTCCGCGTCTCCGGCAAGACCGGCATGGGCGTCGAGGTGCTGCTGGACAAGATCGTCCGCGACCTGCCGGCCCCCGTGGGTGACCCGAACGCCCCGGCCCGTGCCATGATCTTCGACTCCGTCTACGACACGTACCGCGGCGTGGTCACCTACGTCCGGGTGGTGGACGGCATGCTGCACCCCCGCGAACGCATCCAGATGATGTCCACCCGGGCCACGCACGAACTCCTCGAAATCGGTGTCAGCTCACCGGAACCCACCCCTTCCAAGGGCCTCGGCGTCGGCGAAGTGGGCTACCTCATCACCGGCGTGAAGGACGTCCGCCTGTCAAAAGTGGGCGATACCGTCACAAACCTGGCCAAACCGGCCTCCGAGTCGCTTCCCGGCTATGCGGACGCCAAGCCGATGGTCTTCTCCGGCCTGTACCCCCTGGACGGCACGGACTATCCCGTGCTCCGCGATGCGTTGGAGAAGCTGATGCTCAACGACGCCGCGCTCGTCTACGAGCCGGAGACATCGGCCGCCCTGGGCTTCGGCTTCCGCGTGGGTTTCCTGGGGCTGCTGCACCTGGAAATCACGCGTGAGCGGCTCGAACGCGAATACAACCTGGACCTGATCTCCACCGCCCCCAACGTGGAGTACGAGGTGACGCTGGAGGACAAGAAGGTCGTCCACGTCACCAACCCCAGCGAGTACCCCACGGGCAAGGTCGCGGAGGTCCGCGAGCCGATGGTGGCCGCGACCATCCTGGCGCCGAACGAATTTGTCGGCGCCATCATGGAACTGTGCCAGAGCCGGCGCGGCGTCATGGGCGGGATGGACTACCTGTCCGAGGACCGGGTTGAAATCCGGTACCGGCTGCCGCTGGCCGAAATCGTCTTCGACTTCTTCGACATCCTCAAGTCCAAGACCCGCGGCTACGGCTCGCTGGACTGGAAAGCCGACGGCGACCAGGTGGCCGACCTCGTCAAGGTGGACATTATGCTCCAGGGCGAACAGGTTGATGCCTTCTCCGCCATCACGCACCGTGACAAGGCCTACACCTACGGTGTGATGATGACCACCAAGCTCCGCGAGCTCATTCCGCGCCAGCAGTTCGAGGTGCCCATCCAGGCTGCCATCGGCTCCCGGATCATCGCCCGGGAAAGCATCCGCGCCATCCGCAAGGACGTGCTCGCCAAGTGCTACGGCGGCGACATTTCCCGCAAGCGAAAACTGCTGGAGAAGCAAAAAGAAGGCAAGAAGCGCATGAAGATGGTGGGCCGCGTTGAGGTTCCCCAGGAAGCGTTTATTGCCGCCCTCACCACGGACGAGTCCAAGGACAAGGCCAAGAAGTAG
- a CDS encoding type II toxin-antitoxin system PemK/MazF family toxin encodes MAWNLRSIGNAIRGTLRFLEGRPAAAPRGTGTKGKGAKSAARPGTGRGAAVGLSGRYPGDFHGKAKVTYAPSPNGRPEPGEVVWTWVPYEEDHSKGKDRPVLLVGTSGSYLLGLMLTSKDHDGDPRRADDYIDIGTGPWDRQWRPSEAKLDRILQINPQDVRREAAILDAGSFSVIAAALQSRHGWR; translated from the coding sequence ATGGCTTGGAACTTACGCTCAATCGGCAATGCAATCCGCGGTACCTTGCGCTTCCTGGAGGGGCGTCCGGCCGCCGCGCCCCGCGGGACCGGCACGAAGGGGAAGGGCGCGAAATCCGCCGCCCGCCCGGGTACCGGGCGCGGGGCCGCCGTGGGCCTGTCCGGCCGGTACCCCGGCGATTTTCACGGGAAAGCCAAGGTCACCTACGCGCCCTCCCCCAACGGACGCCCCGAGCCGGGCGAAGTTGTCTGGACCTGGGTTCCGTATGAAGAGGACCACTCGAAGGGCAAGGACCGCCCCGTGCTGCTGGTGGGCACGAGCGGGAGCTATCTGCTCGGCCTGATGTTGACCAGCAAGGACCACGACGGCGACCCCCGCCGCGCGGACGACTACATCGACATCGGCACCGGCCCCTGGGACCGGCAGTGGCGCCCCAGTGAGGCGAAACTGGACCGTATCCTGCAGATCAACCCGCAGGATGTCCGGCGCGAGGCCGCCATCCTCGACGCCGGAAGCTTCAGCGTGATCGCCGCGGCCCTGCAGAGCCGCCACGGCTGGCGCTGA
- a CDS encoding DUF4870 domain-containing protein — protein sequence MADDAREHTGNQAGHGQPPYHGVPANALPLTASEDRQWATLAHFGGILGCVPSLLIYLIFKDRGPFTAQESKEALNFTLPPTIAAVLCNLLVFVPVVGNIFAVLATVIWIAVTCFSVAAGIHVNRGQPHRYEFNLRWIK from the coding sequence GTGGCAGATGACGCACGCGAACACACCGGCAACCAGGCCGGCCATGGCCAGCCCCCGTACCATGGCGTTCCCGCAAATGCACTGCCCCTGACGGCAAGCGAGGACCGGCAGTGGGCCACGCTGGCTCACTTCGGCGGCATCCTCGGCTGCGTTCCCTCGCTGCTGATCTACCTGATCTTCAAGGACCGCGGCCCGTTCACGGCGCAAGAGTCCAAGGAAGCCCTGAACTTCACGCTGCCGCCCACGATCGCGGCCGTGCTGTGCAACCTGCTGGTCTTCGTGCCGGTGGTGGGCAACATCTTCGCTGTCCTCGCCACGGTCATCTGGATCGCCGTCACCTGCTTCTCGGTCGCGGCCGGCATCCACGTCAACCGCGGCCAGCCGCACCGCTACGAGTTCAACCTCCGCTGGATCAAGTAG
- the holA gene encoding DNA polymerase III subunit delta, protein MAAAQTQRTRPAASNTATWRDVTPAAVVLVGGPEDYLGSRAMDRIRAQVRAAAPDVEVTRLNAGSYEPGSLAMNVSPSLFGEQKLLEVEGLEAMNDAFLADGLKYLQRPEPDAVLVLRHSGGVRGKKLLDAVKAGGWPVVDCQPLKKDADKIAFVTSEFKAASRRIDSDAVHALVNAVGAQLAELAAACSQLIADASTGVDSAMVDRYYGGRVEATAFKVADAAMAGNAPLALSTLRHALDTGADPVPLVAALASKLRTLAKVAGAQGSSGQIAKQLGMQPWLVEQAQREVRRWTPEGLVRSIQVTAEADAQVKGLSRDPVYAVEHAVTVIATSVRR, encoded by the coding sequence GTGGCTGCTGCCCAGACCCAACGCACCCGGCCAGCGGCGTCGAACACCGCCACCTGGCGCGATGTGACCCCGGCCGCCGTTGTGCTGGTCGGTGGACCGGAGGACTATCTGGGTTCCCGTGCCATGGACCGCATCCGCGCGCAGGTCCGCGCCGCCGCCCCCGACGTCGAAGTCACCCGGCTCAACGCCGGCAGCTATGAACCCGGGTCGCTCGCGATGAATGTGAGCCCCTCCCTCTTCGGCGAGCAGAAGCTTCTCGAGGTGGAAGGCCTGGAGGCCATGAACGACGCGTTCCTGGCCGACGGGCTCAAGTACCTCCAGCGGCCAGAACCGGACGCCGTTCTGGTCCTCCGCCACAGCGGCGGCGTGCGCGGCAAGAAACTCCTCGACGCCGTCAAGGCCGGCGGGTGGCCGGTGGTGGACTGCCAGCCCCTGAAGAAGGACGCGGACAAGATCGCCTTCGTGACGTCCGAGTTCAAGGCCGCGTCCCGGCGGATCGATTCGGACGCCGTGCATGCTTTGGTCAACGCTGTCGGCGCGCAGCTGGCTGAACTGGCGGCCGCCTGCAGCCAACTGATCGCCGATGCCTCCACTGGCGTGGATTCCGCCATGGTGGACCGGTACTACGGGGGCAGGGTCGAGGCCACCGCCTTCAAGGTCGCCGATGCCGCCATGGCCGGGAATGCTCCGCTGGCGCTGTCCACCCTGCGCCACGCCCTCGATACCGGGGCGGACCCGGTGCCGCTGGTGGCCGCGCTGGCATCGAAGCTGCGCACCCTCGCCAAGGTCGCCGGCGCCCAGGGGTCCTCGGGCCAGATCGCCAAGCAACTGGGCATGCAGCCCTGGCTTGTCGAACAGGCGCAGCGGGAAGTGCGGCGCTGGACTCCCGAGGGGCTCGTCCGCTCCATCCAGGTGACCGCCGAGGCCGATGCGCAGGTCAAGGGCCTGTCGCGCGACCCGGTCTACGCCGTCGAACACGCCGTGACGGTGATTGCGACGTCGGTGCGCCGCTGA
- a CDS encoding DUF3097 domain-containing protein produces the protein MSYQNWGPQDLSAPAKTQLPEVPVERGMVLEDVQSGWVGAVTRVEKSGGMHVVALEDRRGKSRSFRLGFGFLLDGQPIRLMPPAPRGAAAAAGSRTASGSVRVAGQRAQVAKASRIWVEGKHDAELVEKVWGDDLRVEGIVVEPLHGIDDLAGAVAAFRPGPGRRLGVLVDHLVPDSKESRIADAVMASPGAAGNVLIVGHPYVDVWQAIRPAVLGIEKWPVIPRGVDWKTGILMAFGWPHSTKEDIGLGWQKLLGAVRSYADLEPSLLGRVEEVIDFLTVP, from the coding sequence ATGTCGTACCAGAACTGGGGCCCGCAGGACCTGTCCGCCCCCGCCAAGACGCAACTGCCGGAAGTGCCGGTGGAGCGCGGAATGGTCCTCGAAGATGTGCAGTCGGGCTGGGTGGGCGCCGTGACCCGGGTGGAGAAGTCCGGCGGGATGCACGTCGTCGCCCTGGAGGACCGCCGCGGCAAGTCCCGGTCCTTCCGGCTCGGCTTCGGCTTCCTGCTGGACGGACAGCCGATCCGGCTGATGCCGCCGGCCCCCCGGGGCGCCGCGGCTGCCGCCGGCAGCAGAACAGCCTCCGGCTCCGTCCGTGTGGCGGGCCAGCGTGCCCAGGTCGCCAAGGCGAGCCGGATCTGGGTGGAAGGCAAGCACGACGCCGAACTCGTCGAGAAGGTCTGGGGCGACGATCTCCGGGTGGAGGGCATCGTCGTCGAGCCGCTGCACGGCATCGACGACCTCGCCGGAGCCGTGGCCGCTTTCCGGCCCGGCCCCGGGCGCCGGCTCGGCGTCCTGGTGGACCATCTGGTTCCCGATTCCAAGGAATCCCGGATCGCGGACGCCGTTATGGCATCCCCCGGCGCGGCCGGCAACGTGCTGATCGTCGGGCACCCCTATGTGGATGTCTGGCAGGCGATCCGGCCCGCCGTGCTGGGGATCGAGAAGTGGCCGGTGATTCCCCGCGGCGTGGACTGGAAGACGGGCATCCTGATGGCTTTCGGCTGGCCGCACAGCACCAAGGAGGACATCGGCCTGGGCTGGCAGAAACTCCTCGGCGCGGTCCGCAGCTACGCCGACCTGGAACCCTCCCTGCTGGGCCGGGTGGAAGAGGTCATCGACTTCCTCACCGTTCCCTGA
- a CDS encoding helix-hairpin-helix domain-containing protein, protein MRWRTGRRAATLLCLVAAMFLGWFWWQAANGTSEVSPLGSVAASESGDAPAPEPEPETEPGRAAEDPPGESAGDSGGSIIVHVAGAVVRAGIVELPQGSRLHEAIAAAGGSAPDADPDQLNLAAVLEDGQKVLVPRRGETVPAGSAPAADTGAPGGTAGGGAGPASDGKISLNTAGVDELATLPRVGPVLAQRIVEWRTQHGRFQRVEELDAVDGVGPKLLAALLPLVRV, encoded by the coding sequence ATGAGATGGCGCACCGGTCGGCGCGCCGCCACGCTGCTTTGTCTGGTGGCCGCGATGTTCCTCGGCTGGTTCTGGTGGCAGGCGGCGAACGGTACCAGCGAGGTCAGTCCGCTGGGTTCTGTCGCAGCGTCGGAATCTGGTGACGCGCCCGCCCCGGAGCCGGAACCGGAAACGGAACCCGGCCGCGCAGCGGAAGATCCGCCCGGCGAGTCTGCAGGGGACAGCGGCGGAAGCATCATTGTGCATGTGGCCGGTGCGGTCGTCCGTGCCGGAATCGTGGAGCTGCCGCAGGGGAGCCGCCTGCACGAGGCCATTGCGGCCGCGGGAGGCAGTGCCCCCGACGCGGACCCGGACCAGCTCAATCTCGCGGCTGTACTCGAGGATGGACAGAAGGTCCTGGTGCCCAGGCGAGGGGAAACCGTGCCTGCCGGTTCTGCCCCGGCCGCTGATACCGGCGCCCCGGGCGGCACGGCGGGTGGCGGAGCCGGACCCGCTTCGGACGGAAAGATCAGCCTGAACACTGCCGGCGTCGACGAACTGGCCACCCTTCCGCGTGTGGGTCCGGTGCTGGCGCAGCGGATTGTGGAGTGGCGGACCCAGCACGGCCGGTTCCAGCGGGTGGAGGAGCTGGATGCGGTGGACGGAGTCGGGCCCAAGCTGCTCGCGGCGCTGCTGCCCCTGGTCCGGGTTTGA
- the rpsT gene encoding 30S ribosomal protein S20: MANIKSQKKRILTNEKARLRNNAVKSELKTAIRAVNTAVESTDKDAAAAALLSASRKLDKAVSKGVLHKNNAANRKSAISKKVNAL; encoded by the coding sequence GTGGCTAATATCAAGTCCCAGAAGAAGCGCATCCTCACCAACGAGAAGGCCCGCCTGCGCAACAACGCAGTCAAGTCCGAGCTGAAGACGGCCATCCGCGCCGTCAACACCGCCGTTGAGTCCACCGACAAGGATGCTGCGGCTGCCGCGCTGCTTTCTGCCAGCCGCAAGCTGGACAAGGCTGTCAGCAAGGGCGTTCTCCACAAGAACAACGCTGCAAACCGCAAGTCGGCCATCTCCAAGAAGGTCAACGCGCTCTAA
- the hrcA gene encoding heat-inducible transcriptional repressor HrcA translates to MSEPRKLEVLRAIVEDYVHSREPVGSKALVERHHLGVSSATIRNDMAALEDEGLITAPHTSAGRIPTDKGYRLFVDQISAVKPLSPAERRAIQALLEGSDDLDDVLDRTVRLLAHLTNQVAVVQYPHLSRAKVRHIEFVLLAPRKVLIVLIADTGKVEQRVIDVGQDFGDEALAELRTRFLSGLSGTPLNLLPQSLQSVVGSCPPARRGAAQALARGLEALATSSREERMVMAGTANLARSNVDFPLSIGPVLEALEEQVVMLRLLSDMAADPRGVTVSIGRENPYVGLAEASVVATGYGPDATAKVGVLGPTRMDYPTTMAAVRAVARYLSRILGP, encoded by the coding sequence GTGAGCGAACCACGCAAACTCGAAGTGCTGCGCGCCATCGTGGAGGACTACGTCCATTCACGGGAACCCGTCGGCTCCAAAGCCCTCGTGGAGCGGCACCATCTGGGCGTCTCCAGCGCCACGATCCGCAATGACATGGCGGCCCTGGAGGATGAGGGCCTCATCACGGCCCCGCACACGAGTGCCGGACGCATCCCCACCGACAAGGGCTACCGGCTCTTCGTGGACCAGATTTCGGCGGTCAAGCCGCTCTCACCGGCAGAACGCCGCGCCATCCAGGCCCTGCTGGAAGGCTCCGACGACCTCGACGACGTCCTGGACCGAACCGTCCGGCTGCTCGCGCACCTGACCAACCAGGTCGCCGTCGTGCAGTATCCGCATCTCAGCCGGGCCAAGGTAAGGCACATCGAATTCGTCCTGTTGGCGCCCCGCAAGGTGCTTATCGTGCTGATCGCCGACACCGGCAAAGTGGAACAGCGGGTCATTGACGTGGGGCAGGACTTCGGCGACGAGGCCCTGGCCGAACTCCGCACGCGCTTCCTCAGCGGCCTGTCCGGGACGCCGCTGAACTTGTTGCCGCAGTCGTTGCAGTCCGTGGTCGGCAGTTGCCCGCCCGCGCGGCGCGGCGCGGCGCAGGCGCTGGCCCGCGGCCTCGAGGCGCTGGCCACGAGCAGCCGCGAAGAGCGTATGGTCATGGCCGGAACCGCCAACCTCGCCCGCTCCAACGTGGACTTCCCGCTGAGCATCGGACCGGTGCTGGAAGCCCTCGAGGAACAAGTGGTTATGCTCCGCCTGCTGAGTGACATGGCGGCGGACCCGCGGGGGGTGACGGTCAGCATCGGCCGGGAGAACCCGTATGTCGGACTCGCCGAGGCCTCGGTGGTGGCCACCGGCTACGGTCCGGACGCCACGGCGAAGGTCGGCGTGCTGGGGCCAACCCGGATGGACTATCCCACCACCATGGCCGCCGTCCGAGCGGTGGCCCGCTATCTTTCAAGGATTCTCGGCCCCTGA
- a CDS encoding ComEC/Rec2 family competence protein — protein MEQHSRWQRYVDAAVTRGPGTGRSRPGPPPAARRGRGRLRLRDRLPQFASPHRTTPAREETLRRTDMRLVPSAALVWATAAAGHHLHPAALAALCITLLAGAGLLLFGASYGGSAGHGARWHCSPARRSFLATMAAALLLSAAAGGHAAVDSSRRHEGAIAAAAAAHAAVVAEVEITGAPRGLRTPGSSGLAEQWAVPAVLLEMNVASNRVISPAKVLVIGGAGWEDATPGQRLRTTGKLRPIAPGQAEAAVLSASSAPLTISTPGPWQQGPVEVRSHFAAAAGHFGGDARGLLPGMVTGDTSNLDAGLDVAMKSVGMTHLTAVSGANCSLILGALLLAARSLRCSRSFAAVLGLAGMGLFVLMVGPDASVLRAAVMGGVGLVALAGGRQGRGLSFLCLAVIVLVLAQPAMSTSFGFLLSVLATLGIVVVGRLIMGWFPAAVPRWLAAGVAVPLSAQAFCGPVVVLLQPQFSSYALPANMAAAVFVAPVTLLGTAAVPLVPLAPALADALLGTAAVFAAAVGAIARCFAGLPGAVLPWPEGAFGAATMALFSTCTLAAWWLVFHPARSAGLALAAHRRTVSLLRAVMLPKAVILPETAALPHRMPRRRNGLGAPRGVHGPGLVHRPGRGTLRVCNQSSGRKPQWLLPRPNAPGQRRRTPPPGAM, from the coding sequence ATGGAACAGCACAGCCGCTGGCAGCGGTACGTTGACGCCGCCGTTACCCGGGGACCTGGGACCGGTCGGTCCCGGCCGGGGCCGCCGCCGGCTGCCCGCCGGGGACGCGGCCGGCTGCGGCTCCGTGACCGGCTTCCGCAGTTCGCATCCCCGCACCGCACCACCCCGGCGCGGGAGGAGACGCTCCGCCGAACGGATATGCGCCTCGTTCCCTCGGCAGCGCTGGTGTGGGCCACGGCCGCCGCCGGGCACCACCTGCACCCTGCAGCGCTGGCGGCCCTCTGCATTACCCTCCTGGCCGGCGCCGGGCTCCTCCTGTTCGGGGCATCCTACGGCGGCAGTGCCGGTCACGGAGCGCGATGGCACTGCAGCCCGGCACGTCGGAGCTTCCTCGCGACCATGGCCGCGGCGCTGCTCCTCTCCGCTGCGGCGGGCGGCCACGCCGCCGTCGACTCCTCCCGGCGGCACGAAGGTGCCATCGCGGCTGCCGCCGCCGCCCATGCGGCCGTCGTCGCGGAAGTGGAGATAACGGGTGCTCCCCGGGGACTCAGGACGCCCGGAAGTTCCGGACTCGCGGAGCAATGGGCGGTTCCGGCGGTCCTGCTCGAAATGAACGTTGCCTCAAACCGCGTGATCTCGCCCGCCAAGGTACTGGTCATAGGCGGTGCCGGCTGGGAAGATGCCACGCCCGGGCAGCGGCTGCGCACCACCGGCAAACTCAGGCCAATTGCGCCCGGCCAGGCTGAAGCGGCGGTGCTCTCGGCAAGTTCTGCCCCGCTTACGATCAGCACACCGGGGCCCTGGCAGCAGGGCCCCGTGGAAGTCCGCAGCCACTTCGCCGCTGCCGCCGGGCATTTCGGCGGTGACGCCCGGGGCCTCCTGCCGGGAATGGTGACCGGAGACACCAGCAATCTGGACGCCGGGCTGGATGTGGCCATGAAATCCGTCGGGATGACCCACCTGACCGCGGTCAGCGGCGCCAACTGCAGCCTCATCCTGGGCGCCCTGCTGCTGGCCGCGCGCAGCCTGCGGTGCAGCCGGTCGTTCGCGGCGGTCCTCGGCCTTGCGGGCATGGGGCTGTTTGTCCTGATGGTCGGCCCGGATGCCAGCGTCCTGCGGGCTGCCGTGATGGGCGGGGTTGGGCTCGTGGCCCTGGCGGGAGGCCGGCAGGGCCGGGGTTTGAGCTTCCTGTGCCTCGCCGTGATTGTGCTGGTGCTGGCGCAACCGGCGATGTCGACCAGCTTCGGGTTCCTGCTGTCCGTGCTTGCGACCCTCGGTATCGTCGTGGTGGGGCGGCTGATCATGGGGTGGTTCCCGGCCGCGGTGCCGCGCTGGCTCGCCGCCGGAGTGGCAGTGCCGCTGTCCGCGCAGGCCTTCTGCGGGCCGGTGGTCGTGTTGCTGCAGCCGCAGTTCTCCAGCTACGCCCTGCCCGCCAACATGGCCGCGGCCGTCTTCGTCGCCCCGGTCACGTTGCTGGGGACGGCCGCCGTGCCGTTGGTGCCGCTGGCCCCGGCCCTCGCCGACGCACTGCTCGGCACGGCCGCGGTTTTCGCCGCCGCAGTCGGGGCGATCGCCCGCTGCTTCGCCGGGCTGCCCGGCGCCGTCCTGCCATGGCCGGAAGGGGCATTCGGCGCCGCCACGATGGCACTGTTCTCCACCTGCACCCTCGCCGCCTGGTGGCTGGTGTTCCACCCGGCCCGCTCGGCCGGACTGGCGCTGGCGGCGCACAGACGGACCGTGAGCCTGCTCAGGGCGGTGATGTTGCCCAAGGCGGTGATATTGCCCGAGACCGCGGCCTTGCCCCACCGGATGCCGCGACGCCGGAACGGCTTGGGGGCGCCGCGGGGAGTGCACGGGCCCGGCTTGGTGCACCGTCCAGGCCGTGGCACGCTTAGAGTCTGCAATCAATCTTCCGGGAGGAAACCTCAGTGGCTGCTGCCCAGACCCAACGCACCCGGCCAGCGGCGTCGAACACCGCCACCTGGCGCGATGTGA
- the hemW gene encoding radical SAM family heme chaperone HemW translates to MPSALPLGDPAPSDGLLPGQALEGAASRAFGLYVHIPFCAVRCGYCDFNTYTATELGGGASQDAYAGTAVAEVDFAAAVLKTSGLPARPLSTVFFGGGTPTLLPAGDLARILTAAIGAWGLEPGAEVTTEANPDSVTPDSLQLLADAGFTRVSFGMQSAVPHVLKVLDRTHTPSRVPQAVRWAREAGLAVSLDLIYGTPGESLADWRYSLETALSYQPDHISAYALIVEEGTKLAAQIRRGEVPGIDDDDHADKYELADELISAAGLSWYEVSNWSRTPEQACRHNLAYWRGDDWWGIGPGAHSHMGGVRWWNVKHPTAYANRLGSGLSPAAGRETLDSQTRNVERVMLEARLNSGLDISSLGGLGDTGRHAVAGLIADSLIDPVAAFHGSLVLTLKGRLLADAVVRRILPD, encoded by the coding sequence GTGCCTAGCGCCCTTCCGCTGGGCGACCCGGCGCCGTCGGACGGGCTGCTGCCCGGGCAGGCGCTCGAAGGCGCCGCATCCAGGGCCTTCGGGCTGTACGTCCATATCCCGTTCTGCGCTGTGCGCTGCGGCTACTGCGACTTCAACACCTACACGGCCACGGAACTCGGCGGCGGGGCGTCCCAGGACGCCTACGCCGGCACCGCCGTCGCGGAGGTCGACTTCGCGGCAGCCGTTCTGAAGACCAGCGGCCTGCCGGCACGTCCGCTCAGCACGGTTTTCTTCGGCGGCGGGACACCCACGCTCCTCCCGGCCGGAGACCTGGCCAGGATCCTCACCGCCGCCATAGGAGCCTGGGGCCTCGAACCCGGCGCCGAGGTCACCACGGAAGCGAACCCGGACTCGGTTACGCCCGATTCCCTGCAGCTGCTGGCCGACGCCGGCTTCACCCGCGTCTCCTTTGGCATGCAGTCCGCAGTGCCGCACGTTCTGAAGGTCCTGGACCGCACGCACACGCCCAGCCGGGTGCCCCAGGCGGTCCGGTGGGCCCGTGAGGCGGGCCTGGCCGTCAGCCTCGACCTGATTTACGGGACGCCGGGGGAGTCTCTGGCTGACTGGCGTTACTCCTTGGAGACCGCGCTGTCCTACCAGCCGGACCACATCAGCGCCTACGCGCTGATCGTCGAGGAGGGCACCAAGCTCGCCGCGCAGATCCGCCGCGGCGAAGTCCCGGGGATCGACGACGACGACCACGCAGACAAATACGAACTCGCCGACGAACTCATCTCGGCGGCCGGACTGTCCTGGTACGAGGTCAGCAACTGGTCCCGCACCCCGGAGCAGGCCTGCCGGCACAACCTTGCCTACTGGCGTGGCGATGACTGGTGGGGGATCGGCCCGGGCGCGCACTCCCACATGGGCGGCGTGCGCTGGTGGAACGTCAAGCACCCCACGGCCTATGCCAACCGGCTGGGATCGGGGCTTTCGCCGGCAGCAGGCCGGGAGACCCTCGATTCGCAGACCCGCAACGTCGAGCGCGTCATGCTGGAGGCCCGCCTGAATTCCGGGCTGGACATCAGCAGCCTCGGCGGACTCGGTGACACCGGGCGGCACGCCGTCGCCGGGCTTATCGCCGACAGCCTGATTGATCCCGTGGCGGCGTTCCACGGCAGCCTCGTGCTGACCCTCAAGGGCCGGCTGCTCGCAGACGCCGTCGTCCGCAGGATTTTGCCGGACTAG